Proteins encoded in a region of the Pseudanabaena sp. BC1403 genome:
- a CDS encoding ammonium transporter codes for MAKVTTKRKNYLARFLAIAIGAAIFAAFTPTIAHAIESPTLESLSKTTNELRLSVDTGWVLITGFLVFFMQCGFAMLEAGLVRQTGVVNTLAENFVDAAITLLAWWVTGFAIAFGTTSNGFFGTDGFFLNNALTISNGAIEYAMGAGGSTAPVSTFTLFFFQFAFSATASTITTGSMAERTDFKGDLIYAFIMGAVMYPIVVHWAWNNGGWLYKLGFHDFAGDAAVHTVGGWTALVGAYILGPRPDRVWGQIPPAHNLGYATIGTMILWFGWYGFNAGSTLTLSNPGLAGLIVVNTTLAAAAGAMTAFLYIYFRIRQWHLFCGLNGSLAGLVAITAGCAYVMPWAAALIGAVAGVIVLIAVDVIEWFEIDDPVGAFAVHGVCGMMGIICVGLFGHPALTMNKKAGLFLGGGFDLLGVQLGGEVAIIIFVVIFSFLMFGALNAVGMLRVNPEADRIGIDVYEHGASAWPDVYPIDDLQFDDEEED; via the coding sequence ATGGCAAAAGTCACAACAAAAAGAAAAAATTATTTGGCGCGTTTTTTAGCGATCGCCATTGGAGCAGCAATATTTGCCGCATTTACGCCGACGATTGCCCATGCGATCGAATCTCCCACGCTCGAATCTTTGAGCAAAACGACTAATGAACTGCGATTGTCAGTTGACACGGGTTGGGTATTAATCACTGGGTTTCTAGTGTTTTTCATGCAATGCGGCTTTGCCATGCTAGAGGCGGGACTAGTCCGACAAACGGGGGTTGTGAATACATTAGCCGAAAACTTTGTTGATGCTGCAATTACACTCTTGGCATGGTGGGTTACTGGTTTTGCGATCGCCTTCGGTACAACTAGCAATGGTTTTTTTGGGACAGACGGGTTCTTTTTAAATAACGCATTAACGATCAGTAATGGCGCGATCGAATATGCAATGGGGGCGGGCGGTTCGACTGCGCCAGTTAGTACATTCACCCTTTTCTTTTTTCAGTTTGCTTTTTCCGCAACCGCGAGTACGATCACCACAGGGTCAATGGCTGAGCGGACTGATTTTAAAGGCGACTTAATTTACGCCTTTATCATGGGAGCTGTAATGTATCCAATAGTCGTGCATTGGGCTTGGAACAATGGTGGTTGGTTATATAAACTCGGTTTCCATGATTTTGCAGGAGATGCTGCCGTACATACTGTAGGCGGCTGGACAGCTTTAGTTGGTGCATATATTCTCGGACCTCGCCCTGATCGAGTATGGGGGCAAATCCCACCAGCACATAACCTTGGCTATGCGACCATTGGCACGATGATTTTGTGGTTTGGTTGGTATGGGTTTAATGCTGGTTCAACCCTGACGCTTAGTAATCCTGGACTAGCGGGATTGATCGTTGTCAATACGACTCTAGCGGCGGCGGCTGGTGCAATGACTGCATTTCTCTACATTTACTTTCGCATTCGTCAGTGGCACTTATTCTGTGGACTAAATGGCTCACTCGCTGGTTTAGTCGCGATCACGGCAGGCTGTGCTTATGTCATGCCTTGGGCGGCAGCTTTAATTGGCGCAGTAGCTGGTGTGATTGTACTTATTGCTGTAGATGTTATTGAATGGTTTGAAATTGACGATCCTGTTGGCGCATTTGCGGTGCATGGCGTATGCGGCATGATGGGCATAATCTGTGTTGGCTTATTTGGACACCCAGCATTAACGATGAATAAAAAAGCTGGTCTATTCCTAGGAGGTGGCTTTGATTTGCTAGGAGTACAACTCGGTGGTGAAGTAGCGATTATCATCTTTGTTGTTATATTCTCATTTTTGATGTTTGGCGCACTCAATGCTGTTGGAATGTTACGAGTCAATCCTGAAGCCGATCGCATCGGTATTGATGTTTACGAGCATGGTGCATCGGCTTGGCCAGATGTCTATCCCATCGACGATTTGCAATTTGATGACGAAGAAGAAGACTAA
- the psbM gene encoding photosystem II reaction center protein PsbM, translated as METNFLGLLATVLAVFVPTVFLLTLYIQTSSREEGQSSK; from the coding sequence ATGGAAACTAATTTTCTCGGTCTTCTCGCAACTGTTCTAGCAGTATTTGTACCTACCGTCTTCTTGCTGACGCTATATATTCAAACATCTAGCCGCGAAGAAGGTCAAAGCAGCAAATAG
- a CDS encoding MBL fold metallo-hydrolase — MYLTWLDSNSWLIEIAGKRILLDPWLVDALMFGNAAWFFKSERRTPREIPKNIDLILLSQGLPDHAHPATLKQLDRQIPVIASPSAAKLVRGLDYRQVTALAHGEVFSIPNLLEIRAVLGSPIGPNTFENGYILKDLVEGTSIYYEPHGYHAAAIQEFAPVDVVITPTIDLKLPLIGTVIKGQQGAVQVAKWLKPQVMLPTAAGGDLTYSGFLLNILKAEGTMDSLRSLFTENNISTQVIEPKPWERFEVKLQKLAVT, encoded by the coding sequence ATGTACCTAACATGGCTAGACAGTAATTCTTGGCTGATCGAGATTGCAGGCAAACGGATCTTGCTTGATCCTTGGCTAGTTGATGCACTGATGTTTGGTAATGCTGCGTGGTTTTTCAAATCTGAGCGACGGACACCAAGAGAAATCCCAAAAAATATTGATTTGATTTTGCTGTCGCAGGGCTTGCCAGATCACGCTCACCCCGCAACACTTAAACAACTCGATCGCCAAATTCCTGTAATAGCTTCACCGAGTGCTGCCAAGCTGGTTAGGGGGCTGGATTATAGGCAAGTTACAGCTCTTGCCCATGGTGAAGTATTTAGCATTCCCAATCTTTTAGAAATTAGAGCCGTTCTGGGTTCGCCCATTGGCCCAAATACTTTTGAGAATGGGTATATTTTGAAAGATCTCGTAGAAGGAACTTCTATTTATTACGAACCACATGGCTATCATGCGGCTGCAATTCAGGAATTTGCGCCTGTGGACGTGGTGATCACACCCACAATTGATTTGAAATTGCCTCTGATTGGTACGGTGATCAAAGGGCAGCAAGGTGCTGTACAGGTTGCAAAATGGCTCAAGCCTCAAGTGATGTTGCCAACTGCCGCAGGTGGTGATTTGACCTATAGCGGTTTCTTGCTAAATATCCTGAAGGCAGAAGGAACGATGGATTCTCTGCGATCGCTATTTACAGAAAATAATATTTCCACACAGGTGATCGAGCCTAAACCTTGGGAACGCTTTGAAGTAAAGCTCCAAAAATTAGCCGTCACATAA
- the chlP gene encoding geranylgeranyl reductase, with product MTLRVAVVGGGPAGSCAAETLAKAGIETYIFERKLDNAKPCGGAIPLCMVQEFDLPDEIIDRRVRNMKMISPSNVEVDIKLDNPDEYIGMCRREVLDAFLRERAAKLGANLINGRILDIKITENGKKPYVLSYSDFAEGGNEGIMRSLEVDLIVGADGANSVVAKAMDAGDYNYAIAFQERIRISPEKMEYYKDLAEMYVGDDVSPDFYAWVFPKYDHVAVGTGTMHKNQRMIKKLQAGIRARALPRIEGGEVIKVEAHPIPEHPRPRRVVGRIALVGDAAGYVTKSSGEGIYFAAKSGRMCAEAIVEFAEAGKRIPTEADLKVYIKRWDKQYGLTYKVLDILQNVFYATNATREAFVEMCADKDVQKLTFDSYLYKTVVPANPFTQLKITAKTIGSLLRGNALAP from the coding sequence TTGACATTACGAGTTGCTGTTGTAGGCGGCGGGCCTGCGGGTTCATGTGCTGCTGAAACACTTGCCAAAGCAGGAATTGAGACCTACATATTTGAGCGTAAACTGGACAACGCCAAACCCTGCGGTGGAGCAATTCCTCTATGTATGGTTCAAGAGTTTGATCTGCCTGACGAAATCATTGATCGCCGAGTCCGCAATATGAAGATGATCTCTCCCAGCAATGTGGAAGTAGACATCAAGCTAGATAATCCCGATGAATATATCGGTATGTGCCGCCGCGAAGTTTTAGATGCATTTTTACGCGAACGCGCCGCTAAACTTGGTGCAAATCTGATCAACGGTCGCATTCTTGATATCAAAATTACCGAAAATGGTAAAAAGCCTTACGTTCTCAGCTATTCAGACTTTGCTGAAGGCGGAAACGAAGGGATCATGCGTAGCCTCGAAGTCGATCTGATCGTCGGTGCTGATGGTGCGAACTCAGTTGTCGCTAAAGCAATGGATGCTGGCGACTATAACTATGCGATCGCTTTCCAAGAACGTATTCGCATTTCTCCAGAAAAAATGGAGTACTACAAAGATTTAGCTGAGATGTATGTTGGCGACGATGTTTCGCCCGACTTCTACGCATGGGTATTCCCCAAATATGATCACGTTGCGGTTGGGACTGGCACAATGCACAAAAACCAACGCATGATCAAGAAGCTTCAAGCAGGCATCCGCGCCCGTGCTTTGCCAAGGATCGAAGGTGGCGAAGTGATCAAAGTCGAAGCGCACCCAATTCCTGAGCATCCAAGACCTCGTCGTGTCGTTGGTCGGATTGCTCTCGTTGGCGATGCGGCTGGCTATGTCACCAAGTCGAGTGGCGAAGGTATTTACTTTGCCGCTAAGTCGGGTCGGATGTGCGCCGAAGCGATCGTGGAGTTTGCCGAAGCAGGCAAGCGCATTCCTACCGAAGCTGATCTCAAAGTTTACATCAAGCGTTGGGACAAGCAGTATGGCTTGACCTACAAGGTTCTCGACATTCTTCAGAATGTGTTTTACGCCACCAACGCCACCCGCGAAGCCTTTGTGGAAATGTGTGCCGACAAGGATGTGCAGAAGCTCACCTTTGACAGCTATCTCTACAAAACCGTCGTGCCAGCCAATCCTTTCACACAGTTGAAGATTACCGCTAAGACGATCGGCAGTTTGCTCAGAGGCAATGCATTAGCTCCCTAA
- a CDS encoding S1 RNA-binding domain-containing protein, translating into MNATTNIQPFSADDFANALAEHNYEFAVGQTVKGKVVSVESSGIYVDIGAKSLGFLPIEEATLSGASRSNGDAFPIGNEYEFLIISSQNADGEVKLSVRRLLFKQAWQTLRDYQAESKVFECRVIGTNSGGVIVDSVGLRGFVPRSHLSDTSDLAKLIGKMLPVMVLEADETRKKLVLSNRQAAKLAAMNQLAKGQLITGRVSNIRPFGAFVEFAGVSGLLHVKEMSQKPVSDPTRVFQINDMIKAVVVDIDESRDRIALSTKILELHAGEMLDNSAQVFAEAEERLEKNISKLWEA; encoded by the coding sequence ATGAACGCCACAACAAATATTCAGCCATTTTCTGCCGACGATTTTGCCAACGCCCTCGCCGAACATAACTACGAATTTGCCGTTGGGCAAACGGTGAAGGGCAAGGTTGTGTCAGTTGAAAGTAGTGGCATTTATGTCGATATTGGCGCAAAGTCTTTAGGTTTCCTTCCCATCGAAGAAGCAACTCTTAGTGGTGCTTCGCGCTCTAATGGTGATGCTTTCCCGATCGGTAATGAGTACGAATTTCTGATCATTAGTAGTCAAAATGCTGATGGTGAAGTGAAGCTATCAGTTCGCCGTTTGTTATTCAAGCAAGCTTGGCAAACTCTCCGTGATTACCAAGCAGAGTCGAAAGTCTTTGAATGTCGAGTAATTGGCACAAACAGCGGCGGTGTAATCGTTGACTCTGTTGGTTTACGAGGCTTTGTACCGCGATCGCATCTTTCTGACACCTCAGATCTCGCTAAACTGATTGGCAAAATGTTGCCTGTGATGGTTTTAGAAGCTGACGAAACCCGTAAAAAGCTGGTGCTATCTAACCGCCAAGCCGCCAAACTTGCGGCGATGAACCAACTTGCTAAGGGCCAACTGATTACAGGTCGAGTATCCAATATTCGTCCTTTTGGGGCATTTGTGGAGTTTGCTGGAGTTTCAGGGCTGTTACATGTTAAGGAAATGAGCCAAAAGCCAGTTAGCGATCCTACTCGTGTATTTCAAATCAATGACATGATCAAGGCTGTAGTGGTCGATATCGATGAGTCACGCGATCGCATTGCTCTATCTACTAAAATCCTTGAGCTTCATGCAGGTGAAATGCTCGATAACTCAGCGCAAGTATTTGCTGAAGCCGAAGAGCGTCTCGAAAAAAATATCAGCAAACTCTGGGAAGCCTAA
- the ftsH gene encoding ATP-dependent zinc metalloprotease FtsH, producing MSSGKKIFLANFWRRVKTTVVSLAILQSVATTLPVSAQTTDTESTVTIGYTELLANVKENRVQKIDLESNGLAAEAVLKDGRKVRVDLLARDGNTELMKALRENGVDTAVKAPQQPTLIWQLVSTFFVPMLLIFILLMVLRRLSNAPGGPGQTLSFGKTKARFSPEAKTGIMFEDVAGIDTAKEELQEVVTFLKQPDRFTAVGAKIPKGVLLIGPPGTGKTLLAKAIAGEAGVPFFSLSGSEFVEMFVGVGASRVRDLFQKAKDNAPCIIFIDEIDAVGRQRGSGIGGGNDEREQTLNQMLTEMDGFQGNSGVIVVAATNRPDVLDSALLRPGRFDRQITVDYPDYKGRQEILKVHARNKKLEESVSLESVARLTPGFAGADLANLLNEAAILAARRYKEAIGELEIADAIDRITIGLTMKPMLDSSKKRLVAYHEVGHALVMTLLKNASLLDKITIVPRSGGIGGFAKGVPDEEYGLESRSQILDTITMMLGGRAAEEVVFGDAEITTGASGDFQQVARLTRLMVTQFGMSDLGLGALESESGEIFLGRNMMPQNDYSVKLGDRIDRQIRQIAQNCYYTAKRLIEENRDLCDRLVDILLDVETLDGEEFRKIVAEYTKIPEKKTASVKF from the coding sequence ATGTCTTCTGGAAAAAAAATCTTTTTGGCAAACTTTTGGCGGCGCGTCAAAACAACGGTCGTAAGTTTAGCCATATTGCAAAGTGTAGCGACAACCTTACCAGTATCTGCACAAACTACTGATACTGAAAGCACTGTGACCATCGGCTACACCGAACTGCTTGCAAATGTGAAAGAAAATCGAGTTCAAAAAATCGATTTAGAAAGCAATGGTCTAGCGGCGGAAGCAGTTTTGAAAGATGGGCGCAAGGTCAGGGTTGACTTACTTGCCCGTGATGGCAATACCGAGTTAATGAAGGCATTACGCGAAAATGGTGTCGATACAGCAGTGAAAGCACCACAGCAGCCAACCTTAATTTGGCAACTGGTGAGTACATTTTTTGTGCCCATGCTTTTGATCTTCATATTGCTAATGGTGTTACGTCGCCTCAGCAATGCTCCTGGAGGGCCTGGGCAAACTCTCAGCTTTGGCAAGACTAAAGCAAGATTCTCGCCCGAAGCAAAAACGGGGATCATGTTTGAGGATGTGGCGGGGATTGATACGGCAAAGGAAGAATTACAGGAAGTCGTTACATTTCTTAAACAGCCCGATCGCTTTACGGCAGTTGGCGCAAAAATCCCCAAGGGCGTATTGCTAATTGGCCCACCAGGGACAGGTAAGACTTTATTAGCCAAGGCGATCGCAGGAGAAGCGGGGGTTCCTTTCTTCTCTTTGTCAGGTTCAGAATTTGTAGAAATGTTTGTGGGCGTGGGGGCTTCCCGCGTCCGCGATTTATTCCAAAAAGCCAAAGATAATGCTCCATGTATCATTTTCATTGATGAAATTGATGCAGTCGGTCGGCAACGTGGATCGGGCATCGGCGGCGGCAACGATGAGCGTGAGCAAACTCTAAACCAGATGCTCACGGAAATGGACGGATTTCAAGGTAATTCAGGCGTGATTGTGGTTGCTGCAACTAATCGTCCTGATGTGCTAGATAGCGCTTTACTAAGACCAGGTCGTTTTGATCGCCAAATTACGGTGGACTATCCCGACTATAAAGGTCGTCAAGAAATCCTCAAAGTCCATGCCCGCAATAAAAAACTTGAGGAAAGTGTCTCTCTTGAATCAGTAGCTCGTTTGACTCCTGGGTTTGCAGGTGCAGACTTGGCTAACCTGTTAAACGAAGCAGCAATCTTGGCGGCACGTCGTTATAAAGAGGCGATTGGGGAACTAGAAATTGCCGACGCGATCGATCGCATTACCATTGGTTTAACCATGAAGCCAATGCTCGATAGCTCCAAAAAACGTCTGGTTGCTTATCACGAAGTTGGTCATGCCTTGGTAATGACCTTGCTTAAGAATGCATCTTTGCTCGACAAAATAACCATTGTGCCCCGCTCTGGCGGTATCGGGGGATTTGCTAAAGGTGTGCCCGATGAAGAGTATGGACTGGAATCGCGATCGCAGATTCTGGACACAATTACGATGATGCTCGGTGGTAGAGCTGCCGAAGAAGTAGTCTTTGGCGATGCCGAAATTACTACAGGCGCATCGGGCGATTTCCAGCAAGTCGCAAGGCTGACGCGATTGATGGTGACTCAATTTGGCATGTCAGACTTGGGTTTAGGCGCACTCGAAAGCGAAAGCGGCGAGATCTTTTTGGGACGCAATATGATGCCTCAAAATGATTATTCGGTCAAACTAGGCGATCGCATTGATCGTCAAATCCGTCAGATTGCCCAAAACTGCTACTACACTGCCAAGCGCTTAATCGAAGAAAATCGTGACTTGTGCGATCGCCTAGTCGATATTCTGCTAGATGTAGAAACTTTAGACGGCGAAGAGTTTCGCAAAATCGTTGCGGAATACACGAAGATACCCGAAAAGAAGACTGCTTCAGTCAAGTTCTAA